One window from the genome of Solea solea chromosome 2, fSolSol10.1, whole genome shotgun sequence encodes:
- the cnga4 gene encoding cyclic nucleotide-gated cation channel alpha-4, giving the protein MDKTGDVHVKGNQWQRLLRWHRGQKANEEGEDGAKDEGRRNIILDLKRINWKDWVVDPAEQFYYVWLQVMILPIVYNWVIIILRTCFTTIALSYLPVWLTLDYLSDLMYLLDMIITVHTGYLEQGILIKDLSQLKKHYLHSKHFLRDLVSLLPTDFFYFVFGIQTPLVRINRLLRLPRLSEALDRMETRTSYPNTFRITKLMIYIFVLIHWNACLYFALSNYIGFGSDRWVYPNITNPVFASMRRQYFYCFWFSAQIFTTVGDTPLPKRAEEQLFMIADLLIAVLVFASIVGNVGNVISSLRDRDNVFFPNHELVKAYLRSHHISKELRQRIDDWYQHLHINKKIMRENEILEQLPLHLRTEIAVSVHLPILSKVTIFQNCEKSLLEELVLKLTPQVFSPGEYVCRKGDVGHEMYIIKEGKLAVVADDGVTEFAVLSDGNFFGEISILNIKGNRSGNRRTANIRSIGHSDLFSLSKEDLTDVLSEFPAAKHHLEEKGRQILIKMGMLEESGEGEPKEEEKVETKIKRLETNLEVLQTKLARLMMELESSNRKMQARVEQLECEAATLKTQLPEDGEGETADGRGEGVGGEVQWEREEAEGEEEEGSDAKVKKVGQGENSNDITKEGDGESTKSTKEDVERTIEVDKSALKDQHDQENEKGMDGDKNQEKDERPGKGDGAEIESEDKTDEKFRERKSEEGSEKGEEEKKGNGAAQ; this is encoded by the exons ATGGATAAAACAGGTGATGTTCATGTAAAAGGTAACCAATGGCAGAGACTCCTCAGGTGGCATCGGGGACAGAAAGCTAATGAGGAAGGAGAAGATGGGGCCAAGGATGAAGGCAGGCGTAATATCATTCTGGATCTGAAGAGAATCAA ttgGAAAGACTGGGTGGTTGATCCCGCAGAACAATTTTATTATGTGTGGCTACAGGTCATGATCCTCCCAATTGTCTACAACTGGGTGATTATCATTTTGAG GACATGTTTCACTACTATTGCACTGAGCTACCTGCCTGTGTGGCTTACACTGGACTATCTGTCAGACCTCATGTATTTGCTTGACATGATCATCACTGTTCAcacag GTTACTTGGAACAGGGCATCCTGATCAAAGATCTAAGTCAACTGAAGAAGCACTACCTGCACTCTAAACATTTCTTAAGAGACCTAGTTTCCCTGCTCCCAACTGACTTCTTCTACTTTGTCTTTGGCATCCAAACTCCATTGGTGAGGATCAATCGCCTTCTGCGTTTGCCACGGCTTAGTGAGGCCTTGGACCGAATGGAGACAAGAACCTCATACCCCAACACTTTTCGCATCACCAAGCTCATGATCTACATCTTTGTGTTGATCCATTGGAATGCCTGTCTTTACTTTGCACTCTCCAACTACATCGGCTTTGGAAGTGATCGTTGGGTCTATCCAAACATCACCAACCCAGTGTTTGCCTCCATGCGCCGTCAGTACTTTTACTGCTTCTGGTTTTCTGCCCAGATTTTCACCACCGTAGGGGACACCCCCCTACCAAAAAGGGCAGAGGAGCAGTTGTTTATGATTGCAGACTTGCTCATTGCTGTGCTAGTATTTGCATCCATTGTTGGGAATGTTGGGAATGTCATCTCAAGCTTAAGAGACCGTGACAATGTCTTTTTTCCAAACCATGAGCTG gtgAAGGCATACTTACGTAGCCATCACATTAGTAAGGAGCTTCGGCAGCGAATTGATGACTGGTACCAGCACCTTCACATCAACAAGAAGATCATGCGAGAGAATGAAATCCTGGAACAGCTGCCCTTACACCTGAGGACAGAGATCGCTGTCAGTGTCCACCTACCCATACTCTCCAAAGTCACCATCTTCCAGAACTGTGAGAAAAGTTTGCTGGAGGAGCTGGTGCTTAAGCTAACACCTCAG GTATTTAGTCCTGGGGAGTATGTCTGCAGGAAAGGAGATGTGGGCCATGAAATGTATATCATCAAAGAGGGAAAACTAGCAGTTGTGGCAGATGATGGGGTCACAGAGTTTGCTGTGCTGAGTGATGGGAATTTCTTTGGGGAAATTAGTATCCTCAACATCAAAG GTAACAGGTCTGGCAATCGTCGCACTGCTAATATTCGAAGCATTGGCCACTCTGACCTGTTTAGCTTGTCTAAAGAAGATCTCACAGATGTATTATCTGAGTTCCCTGCCGCCAAACATCACCTGGAGGAGAAAGGCAGGCAGATCCTCATCAAGATGGGAATGTTAGAGGAGAGTGGGGAGGGAGAGCcaaaggaggaagagaaagtcGAAACCAAGATAAAAAGGCTTGAGACCAACCTGGAGGTCTTGCAAACAAAACTAGCTCGACTTATGATGGAACTAGAGTCGAGCAATCGCAAGATGCAGGCCAGGGTAGAGCAGCTGGAGTGTGAGGCTGCAACCCTGAAAACTCAGCTACCAGAAGATGGGGAAGGAGAGACTGCAGATGGAAGAGGTGAGGGAGTTGGAGGAGAGGTTCAATGGGAGAGAGAAGAGGCAgagggtgaggaagaggagggttcTGATGCAAAGGTGAAAAAAGTAGGACAGGGAGAAAATAGTAATGATATTACCaaggagggagatggagagagcaCTAAAAGCACAAAAGAAGATGTTGAGAGGACGATTGAGGTAGATAAATCTGCTCTGAAGGACCAGCATGAccaggaaaatgaaaaagggATGGATGGAGACAAAAACCAAGAAAAAGACGAAAGGCCTGGGAAAGGAGATGGAGCTGAGATTGAATCTGAAGACAAGACAGATGAGAAATTTagagaaagaaaatctgaaGAGGGGAGTGAAAagggtgaagaagaaaaaaaggggaatGGAGCTGCACAATGA